In one window of Deltaproteobacteria bacterium DNA:
- a CDS encoding phosphatidylglycerophosphatase A has translation MTATPSLALLDRVAIQIATAFGIGRAPKAPGTFGSLPGLAVGAGINWVASRSFGAGTLEFHGTLAISLVMVSALAYWSIDRMETALAVHDDQSIVIDEVAGQAIAAAWMPIDWAPYFVAFLLFRLFDITKPGPIGKIDRDAPGAWGTLGDDLLAGVVAAIVGSTLAYALPV, from the coding sequence TTGACCGCCACGCCCTCACTTGCACTTTTAGACCGCGTAGCCATCCAGATCGCAACGGCCTTTGGTATTGGTCGCGCGCCAAAGGCGCCGGGGACTTTTGGCTCGCTCCCTGGGTTGGCCGTGGGTGCAGGGATTAACTGGGTTGCTTCAAGATCCTTTGGTGCTGGGACTCTGGAGTTTCATGGGACATTAGCTATCTCGTTGGTTATGGTTAGTGCCCTGGCCTATTGGTCTATAGACCGTATGGAGACGGCATTAGCGGTGCATGATGATCAAAGCATCGTCATCGATGAAGTTGCTGGTCAGGCAATTGCAGCGGCTTGGATGCCTATAGACTGGGCGCCTTATTTCGTCGCATTCCTGCTCTTTAGACTGTTTGACATCACGAAGCCTGGCCCCATCGGTAAAATCGATCGCGATGCTCCTGGCGCCTGGGGCACCTTGGGTGATGATCTCCTGGCTGGTGTCGTCGCGGCGATTGTGGGATCTACCCTGGCTTACGCTTTGCCTGTGTAA